The Brevinematales bacterium genomic sequence ACCTTCACGACACTGATGTAGTCGAATAGAGGCCGGAAATATTCGATAAACTGATCCTTAAAAATAAAATCGTCCAGCGCGAACATGAAACCTTTATCCCTCATTTCTGATATCTGACTGATAAATTCAGGGCTGATGAGGGTGCTTTCGAGTATTTCGAAGATAAATTTTTCACCCTTCAGGGAATTGAGAAATCCTTTTTCTACCACAGCTTCATTGATATTGATAAACCCATAGGACGAACCGAGTAATTTTCGCGCGCCGAAGGTGGTAAGGGTGGATACTAATACCTGGGAGGTGGCGGCTAAATCGTCGATGATTTCCGCGAAATTCTTAAGGTTGCTTTCCCGGAATAACAACTCGTATCCGTAGATCGAACCGTTCCGATCCATAATCGGCTGTCTTGCGATGAAAACATTTTCTTCGGCCATCGTTCATCCCCTATAATATCATAGAGATAGAGTTGGATATCGGTATTGGTAAGGTTTCAGAAAGACTGGGATGAGCTGAATTAAGCTTTCTCGGTATCCTTAGGCTCAAATCCCGCGCTCAGTCCGATTATCACCAGAACCAATCCCCCGATTGTAACCAGTATGGAAATAAACGCGTATAGCCCGTCGTAATTCGTGGTAATCGGGCGTATCATAATGAAACCTAAAAAGGTTACGACTATTCCGGCGATTACTAAAATCCAATTTGTTTTGGTCATTAATCTGCGTTTCATAATTTCTCCTTTACAGCCCTTATATTGTGATGAATAAACAGGATTAAATCAAGTTTTACGGCAATCCGTTCAGCATAATGTTCTTTACATACCGCGACGCTTCCTTTTTACGCGGGTATTCGCGTTCGCGCGAATGAAACTCCGCCGAATGTATCCGGTCTCCCCTGCGCCGGCGCTTCAGCTCGTTCCGGTCTTCGAAATGCAGGAGCTCGTGAAATATCACGTATTCCAGCACATAGTCGGGTATTTCCCGCTCGCGGAATAACGGGTGGATGCGGATTTCGTTCTTGTGATAGTGGTAACTGCCGAGCGTAAGTCTCCGGTAACGGCGTTTGATGCGCCCCCGGCTCCATACGATAGCCGGGAGTTCGTCGAGTCCGAAGTATTGCTCGTTGATATCCGAGATTTTATTCTTTAACAGTTCTTCCATCTATCCAGTCCGCTCCTTTCCATCGAAAATGTTTCAAATCGGGGTCGTTATCGAAATTCCGTAAAATCATATCCATATTGTCGCATCCGTATCGTTCGAGGATCGCGTCCGCTATCACGACTGCGGCGGCATTTTCGATCACTACGCCCGCCGCAGCGACCGCAGTGACGTCCGAGCGTTCGGTGACCGCCTTAGCCGGCTCCGACGAGGAAATATCCACCGTATCGAGCGGTTTCATCAGGGTGGGGATCGGCTTCATCGCCGCCCGGAACACAATCGGGCTGCCGTTCGACATCCCCCCTTCGGTACCGCCGCTCCGGTTCGTCTTTCTATAATATTCCCCGGTATTATTGTCAATATAAATCTGGTCGTGAGCCCGGCTTCCGGGAAGCGCGGCGAGCTCAAATCCCGCCCCGAATTCTATCCCCTTGATCGCCTGAATACTCATGACGGCGGCGGCGATCCTCGCGTCGAGCTTCGTCCCGGCGGTCTGGTAGCTTCCCAGCATCGGCGGCACGGGAGCGATAACCGCTTCGATCACTCCGCCCATCGTATCGCCGGCGGTTTTATACTGATCGATCAGCGCCTTGATGTTCGCTTCGGTATCCTTGTCCGCCGCGCTCCGCAGTTCGGATAACTCCGCGCGTTCGCGTATTTCGTTCAGGGTCATCCCCGATGTATCGACCTTAATCCCGCCCCATTCGACGACATGTGAAAATATCCCGATCCCGAACCGGGCAAGGAATAATTTCGCGAGCGCCCCGGCGGCGACGCGGGCAGCGGTCTCACGCGCGCTCGAACGTTCCAGTACGTGACGGATATCGTCGGTAAGCCCGTACTTATACGCGCCCACCAAATCGGCATGGCCGGGGCGGGGCTTATGTATCTTCTCGACAGTCTTGGACTTCCAATTCTCGTAATCCTTGTTCCATACCGCGAGGGTGATGGGCGAGCCGATGGTTTTCCCGTCGCGGACGCCGGTAAGGATATCCGCGCGGTCGGTCTCGATCTTCATCCGTCCGCCGCGCCCGTACCCGGACTGACGGCGCGCCAGTTCGGAGTTGATAAACTCCTCGTCGACCGCAAGCCCCGCGGGGATACCCGCGACCATCGCGATAATGCCCTTGCCGT encodes the following:
- a CDS encoding M48 family metallopeptidase translates to MEELLKNKISDINEQYFGLDELPAIVWSRGRIKRRYRRLTLGSYHYHKNEIRIHPLFREREIPDYVLEYVIFHELLHFEDRNELKRRRRGDRIHSAEFHSREREYPRKKEASRYVKNIMLNGLP
- the aroC gene encoding chorismate synthase; protein product: MTYQTAGESHGKGIIAMVAGIPAGLAVDEEFINSELARRQSGYGRGGRMKIETDRADILTGVRDGKTIGSPITLAVWNKDYENWKSKTVEKIHKPRPGHADLVGAYKYGLTDDIRHVLERSSARETAARVAAGALAKLFLARFGIGIFSHVVEWGGIKVDTSGMTLNEIRERAELSELRSAADKDTEANIKALIDQYKTAGDTMGGVIEAVIAPVPPMLGSYQTAGTKLDARIAAAVMSIQAIKGIEFGAGFELAALPGSRAHDQIYIDNNTGEYYRKTNRSGGTEGGMSNGSPIVFRAAMKPIPTLMKPLDTVDISSSEPAKAVTERSDVTAVAAAGVVIENAAAVVIADAILERYGCDNMDMILRNFDNDPDLKHFRWKGADWIDGRTVKE